TGCAATGGCCCCGGCGTTCTGCGCGGCGGCCTTCGCCGCGGCGGCCGCCGGGACCGCCGACTCGCCTCAAGGCCCGGCGCTGTCCTATCCGACCAAGCCGATAACGCTCGTCGTCCCGTTTCCTCCCGGAGGACTGGCCGACCTCGTCGCGCGCCCGCTGGCGACGAAACTGGGCGCGGCGCTCAAGCAGACGGTCATTGTCGAGAACCGGGGCGGCGCGTCGGGCACCATCGGCACCGGCCATGTGGCCAGCGCCGCACCCGACGGCTACACCCTGCTGTTCGCTACCGCGAACGAAATCGGGGTGTGTCCCGTGCTGTACCACAACCTGACCTACAATACCTACCGGTCGTTCACCCCCATTTCGCAGGTGGTCGACTTTCCGGCGGTACTGGTCACCCCGCAGTCCGATCAGGAAGACTTCGCCCAGTTGGTCAAGCGCGCGCGCGCCAAGCCGGGCAAGGTGGCATTCGCGTCGTCGGGCGCCGGCAGCACCAATCACCTTACCGCCGAGGTTTTCCGCAAGTCCGAAGGCCTCGATATCATCAACGTGCACTACAAGGGCGGCGGCCCCGCCATGGCTGACGTCGCGGGCGGGCATGTCGATGCCATGTTCGCCACGCTGCCATCGGCGCTTCCCCTGATCCGGGCCGGCAAGCTGAAAGCCCTGGCGACGACCGGCGCGGCGCGGTCGGCCGTCCTGCCGGACGTACCCACCCTCCTGGACCTCGGCGTCAAGCAGGGCGACATCACGGTGTGGGCCGGCGTGCTCGCACCGGCGGGCCTGCCTGCGGAGATCGCGCAACGCCTGAACGCCGAAATCAAGAAGATCGTGACGGATCCCGAATTCGTATCGTTCCTGCGGCAAAATGGGGCTGACCCGCTCTACTCGACACCGGACTAGTTCGCCAGGAGCATTCGCGCCCACCGCGAGTTCTGGGAACCCATCATC
Above is a genomic segment from Bordetella genomosp. 11 containing:
- a CDS encoding Bug family tripartite tricarboxylate transporter substrate binding protein — its product is MKLSAKLACAMAPAFCAAAFAAAAAGTADSPQGPALSYPTKPITLVVPFPPGGLADLVARPLATKLGAALKQTVIVENRGGASGTIGTGHVASAAPDGYTLLFATANEIGVCPVLYHNLTYNTYRSFTPISQVVDFPAVLVTPQSDQEDFAQLVKRARAKPGKVAFASSGAGSTNHLTAEVFRKSEGLDIINVHYKGGGPAMADVAGGHVDAMFATLPSALPLIRAGKLKALATTGAARSAVLPDVPTLLDLGVKQGDITVWAGVLAPAGLPAEIAQRLNAEIKKIVTDPEFVSFLRQNGADPLYSTPD